In Candidatus Aramenus sp. CH1, the following proteins share a genomic window:
- the nuoN gene encoding NADH-quinone oxidoreductase subunit NuoN: MMLEYLPVVIPSIVLVFSSLAVLFLDVGTEKAYKTSYYLTLASLVLVVVVLMAFFGMGVNNFYLFSYTLHVDVVGYFLSIATALGGIVSLMGAKEHLESWKTRSSMLSLSLLTVLGIIYMAFSNNVIVILTGWGIASAASYAIVMLRKDYGSVVAGIKYLVMGLISSSFMIAGFAAYSLGAGTLQFNFASIPYPSLFTLGLLLISVSFLFKIGAFPFQGWLPDVYTGADRISVSFISSVGKMVGVVPLVRVLLAVDPVPLERTLTVVVFALVSILSMTIGNVIAFSRKDVASILSFSSVSQMGFVIIGFATLLLDKGLAIAGIVVQMIAYVIAQAGLFNFVNHVEKVSGTSELRGLRGLSSKDKGLAVSSTILLLSLLGIPPILGFWGKLFLFLSAFNLPWLVVIAVINSAVSAGYYIPVIREMFREGEEFSLVRSSERDSVIFASTLSIALGLIAPLLLVVVS, encoded by the coding sequence ATGATGCTAGAATACCTTCCTGTAGTAATTCCCTCAATTGTTCTGGTCTTCTCCTCCTTAGCTGTGCTCTTCTTAGACGTTGGGACGGAGAAGGCTTACAAGACAAGCTATTACTTGACCTTAGCCTCCTTGGTACTCGTAGTAGTGGTGCTAATGGCGTTCTTCGGTATGGGAGTCAACAACTTCTACTTGTTCTCCTACACGCTACACGTGGACGTAGTGGGTTACTTCCTTTCTATTGCCACGGCTTTGGGGGGAATTGTATCGCTAATGGGAGCTAAGGAACACCTAGAATCTTGGAAAACTAGGTCGTCAATGCTTTCACTTTCCCTGTTGACAGTCCTGGGCATAATATACATGGCCTTCTCCAATAACGTAATAGTTATCTTAACTGGATGGGGCATAGCGTCTGCAGCGAGCTACGCTATAGTTATGCTAAGGAAGGACTACGGTTCAGTTGTAGCTGGAATAAAGTACCTAGTGATGGGGTTGATCTCTTCCTCGTTCATGATAGCCGGTTTCGCCGCCTATTCCCTTGGCGCTGGTACCTTACAATTCAACTTCGCCTCAATTCCCTACCCGAGCTTGTTCACCCTAGGTCTCTTACTAATCTCCGTGTCCTTCCTCTTTAAGATAGGCGCGTTCCCGTTCCAGGGGTGGTTACCAGACGTGTATACCGGGGCAGACAGGATCTCCGTTTCCTTTATTTCCAGCGTGGGTAAGATGGTGGGAGTAGTGCCCTTGGTTAGGGTTCTTTTGGCTGTAGATCCAGTTCCCCTAGAGAGGACGCTAACCGTGGTTGTGTTTGCCCTAGTCTCTATACTGAGCATGACAATAGGCAACGTAATAGCCTTCTCAAGGAAGGACGTAGCTTCCATTCTGTCTTTCAGCAGTGTGTCGCAGATGGGATTCGTGATTATAGGCTTTGCCACGCTATTGCTCGACAAAGGGCTCGCGATTGCGGGAATAGTTGTGCAAATGATAGCCTACGTCATTGCGCAAGCTGGGCTCTTCAACTTCGTAAACCACGTGGAGAAGGTTTCTGGTACTTCCGAGCTTAGAGGGTTGAGGGGTTTGAGTTCAAAGGATAAGGGACTTGCAGTTTCCTCAACCATTCTGTTGCTAAGCCTTCTAGGAATACCGCCAATACTTGGCTTCTGGGGTAAATTGTTCTTATTCCTTTCTGCCTTTAACTTGCCTTGGCTTGTGGTAATTGCTGTAATTAACAGCGCTGTTTCTGCAGGATATTACATTCCAGTAATAAGGGAGATGTTCAGGGAAGGAGAGGAGTTCAGTCTAGTTAGGAGCTCAGAGAGAGACAGCGTTATATTTGCTTCCACCCTAAGTATAGCCTTGGGGCTAATTGCCCCATTGCTGTTGGTGGTGGTGTCTTGA
- a CDS encoding DUF973 family protein: MRSLRVRSTKSKRGISGAVTALILVIASVIIALVVVGFAFGLFGAFSGTPQVTQVGTGTIDVATGTATFTLKSSGSVQIVSAQIVGTSYTAGTSSITATSLTPGLNTVTIKFGTTHNLQPGSTYNISLALSDGETVVVSVIAQ; this comes from the coding sequence ATGAGATCGCTAAGAGTTAGGTCAACTAAATCCAAGAGGGGAATATCAGGAGCAGTAACAGCCCTAATCCTAGTGATCGCTAGCGTAATCATAGCTTTGGTAGTAGTAGGTTTTGCATTTGGTTTGTTCGGAGCTTTTAGTGGAACCCCACAAGTCACCCAGGTAGGAACTGGGACTATAGACGTTGCGACTGGTACAGCTACCTTTACCCTTAAGAGTTCTGGTAGTGTGCAAATAGTTAGCGCTCAGATAGTAGGGACAAGTTATACAGCAGGGACATCTTCTATAACAGCAACATCATTAACTCCTGGATTGAATACAGTTACTATTAAATTCGGTACTACTCATAACTTGCAGCCCGGCTCTACATACAATATATCTCTAGCCCTATCTGACGGAGAGACAGTTGTAGTATCCGTGATAGCACAATAA
- a CDS encoding L-myo-inositol-1-phosphate synthase encodes MIKVAIAGVGNSASALLQGLSLAKKGEEIPGILKLPISPSEIEVVAAFDVDKRKVGKKLSEAIFEKPNVVPRYAEVKSDVIVKRGPTLDGISGKLSEVIEESSEPPVDVISTLKEEKVDVLLNLLPTGAEQATMFYAKSSLKASVAFINATPTEVVKNAGKEFEEKRVPLFGDDLMSQVGGTAFHTGIIEFLKSRGIKVIRSYQIDISGNTETYVTLEDWRKEMKKRIKSNFITSRSDGEVVAGTSDYVEFLGDRRVSYIVIEGEYALGEKVRVDISLKTRDGANAVQPLVDLIRLAKIVKERGIGGAIKPICGYYFKNSYRYGSFEEARKDLEEFLRKVMSEPRTER; translated from the coding sequence TTGATAAAGGTTGCAATAGCTGGGGTTGGAAATTCCGCATCTGCCCTTCTACAAGGCTTAAGCTTAGCTAAAAAGGGGGAGGAAATTCCTGGGATCCTTAAGCTTCCTATTTCGCCTAGCGAAATAGAGGTTGTCGCTGCGTTCGACGTGGACAAAAGGAAGGTTGGCAAAAAGCTTTCTGAGGCGATCTTTGAGAAGCCAAACGTTGTGCCCAGATACGCGGAAGTAAAGAGCGACGTAATAGTAAAAAGGGGCCCAACCCTTGACGGCATCTCGGGGAAGTTATCAGAAGTTATAGAGGAATCTAGCGAACCTCCAGTTGACGTTATATCAACGTTGAAGGAGGAGAAAGTTGACGTGTTGTTAAACCTCTTGCCTACTGGAGCAGAGCAAGCCACAATGTTTTACGCAAAATCGTCTTTGAAAGCGTCAGTCGCATTTATCAACGCAACTCCCACAGAGGTGGTGAAGAATGCCGGAAAGGAGTTCGAAGAGAAAAGGGTACCGCTATTTGGAGACGATTTAATGAGTCAAGTCGGGGGAACTGCTTTCCACACAGGGATTATAGAGTTTTTGAAGAGCAGAGGGATTAAGGTGATAAGATCATACCAAATTGACATTTCTGGCAACACGGAGACCTACGTGACGTTAGAGGATTGGAGAAAAGAGATGAAGAAGAGGATAAAGTCCAATTTCATAACCTCTAGGTCTGACGGAGAAGTAGTTGCTGGAACCTCTGACTACGTGGAGTTTCTAGGGGATAGAAGGGTAAGCTACATTGTGATCGAGGGCGAATACGCGCTTGGAGAAAAGGTGAGGGTTGACATTTCGTTGAAAACGAGGGATGGGGCAAACGCTGTCCAACCTCTAGTGGATTTAATAAGACTCGCGAAGATAGTGAAGGAGAGGGGAATTGGAGGGGCAATAAAGCCAATTTGCGGATATTACTTTAAGAACTCTTATAGGTATGGAAGCTTTGAAGAAGCAAGAAAAGATCTAGAGGAATTCTTGAGAAAAGTGATGAGTGAACCCCGGACTGAGCGGTGA